TTCAAGTTTAATAGAGGAAATCTTTACTTTCTACGGTTTCGTGTGATGTGTGACGAGAAAATAATGTACAGAAATCCTAGATTTATTAGAGCTTCCCGTATGGGTTGTACTCTGTTCATAATATTACTCTTATTTCACAAGTCACACTTTGTATCACCTGAAGATGACAACCTTAACCTCAAAGATGTGAATGTGCAGAATACTACTGATGATATATTTTCTCCAATGGTCATTCCCAAGCTCGAAGATAAAAGTATTTTGCCAAATCTGAATGTTCCCAAACTCCATGCTTCAAACACTCAGACCAATGATTCACGTAATCAGGATATCGAACTTGGCTCAGCCAGCAATCGTGTCAGCATATCAACCGAGCTGTCAACAACTGGTACAAAGACAGTACAGATGAGCGTTGCCTCTGACATTGCTAAGACCTTGGATAATCGTTCAGGAATTCTCACCACAgataattcaattatatcgACTGTGCTACATAATTCGAGAAcagataaaaattcgataaatataacCTCGGACCTCACGACGGTTGCTCAAAGTTCAGAAACAGCAAATATGACTAATACCAGTACAACAACTGCCGCATCAGTTGAACCAGTTTTACCAGATAAAGGCTCTGCGGAAGAAGAACACAATAGTTCAATGTCCATATTTTTTGTACTCTGCGTCTTAGCTCTTGGAATTTTACTTATTCATTTAATGCTCCAGACTAATTTCCAGTACTTGCCAGAATCTGTGGTTATAGTTTTTCTTGGTGGTGCAATTGGAATGATAATCAATCTAATGTCAAATCAAAATATAGCTAATTGGCGTAAAGAGGAAGCATTCTCTCCTACTGCATTTTTCCTTGTGCTTTTACCTCCTATTATATTTGAGTCTGGCTACAATTTGCACAAGGGAAACTTCTTCCAAAATATTGGTAGCATTTTGGTATTTGCCATTGTTGGTACTGCCATATCGGCATTCGTTATTGGTGCCGGTATTTATCTTCTTGGCCTTGCTGAAGTTGCTTACAAGCTAAGCTTTGTTGAGAGCTTTGCATTTGGTTCTCTGATATCTGCTGTCGATCCAGTTGCAACAGTTGCCATTTTTCATGCCCTTGATGTGGATCCAGTTCTCAACATGTTGGTTTTTGGCGAGTCGATTCTTAATGACgctatttcaattgttttaaCAACTTCTGTACTTGAGTCTAATAACGCAGCTACCACTAGCGAAGCAATTATATTGGGAATAAACAGGTTCTGCTTAATGTTTTTCGCCTCCGCTGGTATTGGCGTCGTTTTTGCCCTCATTAGTGCCCTCCTCCTAAAGCATGTTGATTTGAGAAGAAATCCATCCCTTGAATTCGGGTTAATGCTGGTCTTCACCTACGCACCATACGTACTTGCAGAAGGAATACATTTATCAGGTGAGAGTTAAACGAAAAACTAAATCTTAATTCTTTGCAAACTACTGTCATTAATAAAGTCATTGCAAAAATCGGTTCCAACTACTTTACATTGACTCTGGTGATATGAGAATATTGAAGCAGAAGACACACAATCTAAACTttagaatataaatttcaccgatactttttgaaaatgaaaatttttcgagattTAGGTATTTGCCATCTCAATGTTAAAAGTAGTGgggtttttaaaaatttagtaGCTAAGTCGTGGGATTTCACTAAATGGCTACAGCTGGATTGGAATCGGTGTGTCTCCACCCCCTTCTCTGCATTTGATTATTATGTGTGGTATATATTACGACTTATATGAAGTAAAAGTCTTCAAAAAAAAGTCCTTGCAATGAAAATCTGTCTACAAAAGGAATcacggaaaagaaatttcgatataCTTTGTTGCTGAATTGATCCTCTTGAAGCACGTCACAAATCGATGCACTCTCATGAGATAAAATTTacagaagaaaaattacatgttTCAccatgtaaaaaaatctgagctttctgaaaaaagttttcattgcTGACAAAATGGCGGTTAATTTAGAAGACCATTTTTTAGAATtgaactcgaaatttcaaGGTTTTCTGGACAAGCAAGAAAATTGGGGTTATTGTTCGAAGCTTAATGCACCTAATTAAATAGTATCGTGAAAGGTATTCTTGATGTTGTACGTAATAATCTTTCTATTACCGAAAAAATTGGGAAGGAATTAAATAAATCAAGAACAAAAAACTACAATATCTTTGAATCCTTAAATCGATTTAAAATTGTGTAGCAGTTGTATatccttaccgaccgagtcaTGCTATTGTTATCGTTCATTCTTTAATCACCTGAACAAAGTTTACACGAGTTTCAACGGTTTTTTTATTGCAGAGTATGCGAAAGGTAATTTCTAGGTGCACacttattgaaaaatttgtggttTCTGGCTACCTGTGACTATCTTTATATTTCACTGTTTTTTTAAGGTATAGTGCCCTCTCTGAATAGGGCCGCTACGGGACAAGCGGGAAATTGATTTTCCACGAATCGGAGGCCCACCGCCAGTCATCCTTGAGcttgtaaatttcattttttttgcgCGGCCCTATTGAGACTTGTGCTTCAAGGAATAGCATGTGTCAGGGAATGGGGGACAGCAACCGAGTATGAAACAGATGTCTCTAAACCCGGACCAACcacataattttttcgaaataatacCAAAACTCTCATTTAATGCTAATTTTGTGTCCAAACCCCGATTTTGGTGCTCTAACCCCTTTCGAGATACGTGTGGTCAACCTAGGTTTACGAAAAGCTGGACTGACCACAAAAAACTTTTACATTAACGGAATACAGGAATCACAATGacacaaaaatcaaaatttgatgcTACTTTTGTACTTCAACCCCCATTTTGGCGCTCCAACCCTTTCCGAGACATCCGCGGTTAAACTAGCCTTACGTAAAGCTGGACCGaccacaatattttttcccgaaTCCGATTAAATATCAGAACGGGGATGCGATAGAAATTTGATGCTTTTTTACTGCGTCAAGAATACATATGTGCGAATTTGAACCAACCATCGCtctaatgaaaaaaacagcaaCTACCAAAGGTTAGTTAAGGTACATCTGAGTTCCTATGCGACAACCGGCAAGAATGTGATGTGAACGAATTAAAGCGATAATCGGCAAGAATGTGATGTGAATGAGTTAATGCGATAATAGACCTATGTGAAGTTGGCAACCCACTAAACGGAAAGGCATTTTTAAAGTTTACTCCTTAAGAAATGATTTGAGTTATAAGGCTCGGTACGGAAATT
The Neodiprion fabricii isolate iyNeoFabr1 chromosome 1, iyNeoFabr1.1, whole genome shotgun sequence DNA segment above includes these coding regions:
- the LOC124185654 gene encoding sodium/hydrogen exchanger 8; protein product: MCDEKIMYRNPRFIRASRMGCTLFIILLLFHKSHFVSPEDDNLNLKDVNVQNTTDDIFSPMVIPKLEDKSILPNLNVPKLHASNTQTNDSRNQDIELGSASNRVSISTELSTTGTKTVQMSVASDIAKTLDNRSGILTTDNSIISTVLHNSRTDKNSINITSDLTTVAQSSETANMTNTSTTTAASVEPVLPDKGSAEEEHNSSMSIFFVLCVLALGILLIHLMLQTNFQYLPESVVIVFLGGAIGMIINLMSNQNIANWRKEEAFSPTAFFLVLLPPIIFESGYNLHKGNFFQNIGSILVFAIVGTAISAFVIGAGIYLLGLAEVAYKLSFVESFAFGSLISAVDPVATVAIFHALDVDPVLNMLVFGESILNDAISIVLTTSVLESNNAATTSEAIILGINRFCLMFFASAGIGVVFALISALLLKHVDLRRNPSLEFGLMLVFTYAPYVLAEGIHLSGIMAILFNGIVMSHYTHFNLSTVTQITMQQTMRTLAFIAETCVFAYLGLALFSFRHRVEPALVVWSVILCLIGRAANIFPLALLVNRFREHQITKKMMFIMWFSGLRGAISYALSLHLDFSDETRHVIITTTLIIVLFTTLIFGGSTMPLLKFLRAEKKTRTNSSRRKRRDKEISLSKTREWGQTIDSEHLSELTEEEMEVSFLQSRIRGFARWDLKFFIPFFTRRFTQQELKDCKSQMTDLTNQWYQAIRISPIDSEDEMSTTASTAQLNLSTGDDRQRTSNNKPKTTGHPRHGSILSI